The Nitrospirales bacterium genome includes a window with the following:
- a CDS encoding nitroreductase family protein, producing the protein MSKTAKTQFPIHPLLQERWSPRAFSEALVEETKLQSLLEAARWAASCFNEQPWNFLIATKRQQAEYDRMLSCLAEANQIWAKQAPVLMLTVAKLRFAHNGKPNPHAYHDIGLAVGNLVVQATALGLAVHQMAGIFPDKARSTYGIPEHYEAVTGVAIGYIGDPHSLPDALRERELAERTRNPVSTFAFQGSWGQSIHWEP; encoded by the coding sequence ATGTCAAAAACCGCCAAAACGCAATTTCCCATCCATCCCCTGTTACAAGAACGCTGGAGCCCTCGAGCATTCTCAGAGGCTCTGGTTGAAGAGACGAAACTGCAGAGCCTTCTGGAGGCCGCCCGATGGGCCGCGTCATGCTTCAATGAACAACCCTGGAATTTTCTTATCGCCACAAAGCGACAACAAGCCGAATATGACAGAATGCTGTCATGCCTGGCTGAAGCCAATCAAATCTGGGCAAAACAGGCCCCTGTTCTCATGCTCACGGTGGCGAAACTCAGGTTTGCACACAATGGAAAACCCAATCCGCATGCGTATCATGATATTGGGCTGGCAGTAGGAAATCTGGTGGTTCAAGCTACAGCCCTTGGACTTGCCGTTCATCAAATGGCAGGGATTTTTCCAGATAAGGCCAGATCAACTTACGGTATCCCTGAACATTATGAAGCAGTCACTGGAGTAGCCATCGGCTACATCGGTGATCCCCACAGCTTACCTGACGCACTCCGTGAGCGAGAATTGGCAGAAAGAACGCGGAATCCGGTATCCACATTCGCTTTTCAAGGCTCATGGGGACAATCGATCCACTGGGAACCGTAA